The DNA region GTATGGGGAGAGGTCCACATTCGGCACGCATCTCTATCACATGTAGCCCCTTTCTGTCTGCTATTTGTTGGTGTGTTTCCTGTATCAGccaaatattcaaaatggaATCTTGATCTGAATACAATATGAAATATCTTCAATAATTGCTAGGAATACATGGTACATATGAGGGGTAAGCATTGTTGACGTTACTTGGCAGTATATTTTAATTCATctactgtttttcttttccatacTAGTTAAACCACCATGCTAGATGAATTCCAGTTGTCCATCTGTACTTTCCCATTTAGACATCTCTGTGTTCACATTCAAACCCACTTCATGCTATTCCATTAGTTTTCAAACATGATACAAGACAGTGGGCTTCATTTATAAACATATTTGAGTACAATTAAGTGAAGTTGAAAGGTTAAAAGGTTGAGGTCAATGTTTTCAAGTTTCATTTTCCAACACTAGAGGTGCACTATACCACAAACAACCGATTTCTGTAAATGAGAGTGAACACACCAACTGTTTAAACCTTGTCAATCTCAGGCAAAATATTTCTTCCTCTCGAATCACTGGACATGCCCAATTGACAGGCTGCTACAAATCTACTTTTAAAAGCCACTGGCCCAGGCAGCTAAAATTCAGTTGGGCAAGCAGAATGAATGGCCAATTACCTGTCTAAAGTATAGGGCAGTTGATCAATACAAGATGCCTCAGAAGCTCAAGTCATGCTGTacaggttggggggggggggggggggggtataattTTCCCATGTCAACTAACCTCTTGCTGGAGCAAACATGTATCTCCGAGAGTGCAGTACATGTAATAACTAGAACACATCAAAATCTACAATGCCTGTTATTTGTTCAGGTTATTAGAGATAAGTGCTGTAAACTGCACTAAATttttaaagtgaaatattgagggAACACATGTGTACCTGATCCACAAATCCATTGATGGCTGCTCTGGTCAGGTTGATGGGATTCATGGAGCCATACACCCTGGCGTAGAGATCCTTAATCCCACCCAATCGGCAGATCTCCTTGATGACTCGGTGACACCTCAGTCCATAGCCTGTACAGTGAGTATGACATTGACCGTGTGTTCTAGTTACAGGGCACTCCCGATATTACGAACACAGTTATATCAAAATGCTTGCTACaacgaagtaaagattcaggtcaaGATTATTATTAGATTTCTATGGAAGAATAACTATCTCTGACTATCATAATCACATCTTTCACAAAGTGCATGCAAGCAACATATTGCACAAGGCCCTTATATTGTGGAACTTTTACGCACATGATACTTCCTAAACACACACTCGTTCAACACCAAGCCGGTTTTCTCATGCCAAAGGAAACTGATTCACAATGCCTGAGACTCCCATACTCCTACACCTGTGAAGAAGCAGAATGCCTGATGAACTCTGGTAAAAATTAACATTAGCCAAAGCACAAACAATGGCTGAAAATAATGGATAGACCAGTCAAAATCTTCATACACTAACAAAAAGAACTACTTCACTGATTCTTTAAGTAAtttggtattaaaaaaaaagaaccaaaaaagcaaaatgtgaCCTTGCTACTAATCTACATGTACTGCAAAAGCATAAACGTGAATACAATTTCTCGGTATATGTCATCTCACCTTTGTTTTGCTTGCGCATGCGTATTCTTGTCACTTGAAACTTGGTTTCAATGTCATGGTATACTGCAAAAATCAAAgacaagaaagagagaaaaaaacataattttatgAAGCACACTGAAACAACAAAAGTTCTTGCGTTTTCATGTGTAAAACAGTCTTTAAagctaaaggacaagttcaccttcatcaacataaggattgagagaatgtagcaatattagtagaacacatcattgaaagtttgaggaaaatcagacaatccgttcaaaatttctgaatttttgaagtttttgtgcagtcaccgctggatgagaagactaaagcagtgtatgatgtcacatgcgtacaacaatataaggaaaatataaagagaatttcacaaaatttcatcttttgaaaaaagtacacattcccttgacttgttactgacatatgttatgggtaatattattcccattgcctttagaaagaggcaagtcaagtgctcttttattatgcgaaaaaattgaaaatatgttgaattttctttacattttctttatactgttgtactcatatgacatcacgagccttagtagtctcctcgtccagcggttccaacacaaaagttttaaaaattcataactattgcattgattgtccaattttcctcaaactttcactgatgtgttctactaatattgctgcattctcttaatccttatgttaatgaaggtgaacttgtcctttaaagtgacAACAATCTGCTCTCATTCTCGACTTAACCCCAGAAAGTTCAGGGCAGTTTATCACATGAAACATTATGTATCAAGACTGAATCATTCACAAGCAAAGTTAACATCCACCAAATACAGCAGTGAGCCAATACTAGCATATCATTGGGCAAACACCATTTGCCATTAGAGTTCATATCTGaagttttcaaagtttttcaCCAGGTGTATTTGCAACACAATATTAAGGACAGTGGATAAAAGCTCAAAGCCTCATAATGTCTTGCAGACATATTTGCTTCATAAtccttttaaagggactgtacagtactggttgaagtggggattcatgttttgaacattcctaagtgagataatgagaaaccttttatgaaatatagaagagcatgtaattttaagaaggattcaacgtttatttgatgaaaattggttttcaaatggctgagatatctaaaaaaaagtgataataataaaaggcgataggccatgccttttattaggatctctttatttcaccttgtttttggatatctcagccatttcaaaaaccgattttcgtcaaataaacttttgataccccttaaaattgcatgctctttgacatctcaaagagtggtttctgaatatctcgcaaaacgttgaaagctaaatcctcacctcaaccagaactgtacacaccctttaatctgCAACTAATCATCAAAACTATATGTACAATACAACAGAACAGTATGCAGAATACAGTTGGGTATTAAAGTTGATCTTACTTGTGTGGCCGTCATATCGTTCAATGTAGTGCAGATTGGTGGCTGCCTTGTTCTTTGCTTTTCTCAGAGCCGATATGACATCGGGTGCTTTGCCCGTAGCATAACCTGTTAAAAGTAGAGGATGATCAAAGATAGTGCAAACAAGGTCAGGATTGGAACTGTACACATGAGATGaaactttttatttatttctttaaatctcTTTAAAGGTACTGCTTACCATCAGGAGCAGTGATCAAAAAAAtattcgagttatcacatttgatgcatatatgtatatcaattgtatcacaaaacatccgatataaaaattttgcaataaggCCTAAAGTATAAGGGGATtagtataaggagatatcaccatttttctccAAAAAAATGTAACTGtggatggtttattctagaaacaatcttattataattattgttcacaattTTTAGATTTAagaatacttaacattgattatactgattaacatttttacagtggttgtttttatccgtaactcacattttagaaatattttgaagcactaaagcttggtttttgtttcatctgcaaatggttaataatgcctttaaaatcATTCTCTGAGAAGAATCTACAAAGGATTATGTCACTCACAACTTCACGATGACCCATGAAAGTGGTAGATTTGAAGGTTTATACATAGTAGCAGTACTAGCAAACAGTACATACTGGTcgcaaaatgaaattttaaacaaAGCAGATTAAGGAATGGGATCTCTTTACACATTGCATCTGAGGAGAGTACAAATAAATTTCATCCTGATAGTAGGAATGTCAAATATTCCAAAAAGGTCGGTCTGGAGACGTGCTAGAGGGGTGGGAAAGATACAACAAGAGTTTATAGATGGTGCTTGGACAACAGGTTTTTCAATACACAATGAGCCCTTAGCATGACAGAGGCAAACATGCTCACCCAGAGCCCCATTTCCGTTCCCGACGACGACGAGAGCTGACATGGACCGTTTCCTTCCCACAGACCCTGTCATGTTGAAGACCCTTCGAACTGTGATGACACGGGAATCAAACCCTTCAAAGTTTTCTGGTCAGAGAAAGATACAGCAAAGTGTGTTTAGGCTCATGATGCATGTGGTACTGTcacaatctattttttttttcttttcctcaagtAAATGTGATTGATTTATTCATGACATTCACCCGCTGAAGACAAGTCCTGagcatactcgggcaagtgtctacgggaaatgcatgttgtagcaaaatcagcctgtcctcaacaggttaaatatGACATCATCTACATGCATCAGGAAAAgactccaaaaaaaaagtgacagaaGTCTCaatgattttgaatgatttaTGCAGACTTAACAAATTCCACAGCTCAAGTAGAGACGATTACATAACTCCTGATTTTATGTGGGGACAATCATCCAACACACATATTTCACATGCAAATATTAATTTTCAAGCACCTCATATTAAAGAATGGGAATGACTGTCTGATTACCATGCCTTTGTGAAGGTAGTAACCCTCCTCTGGATGATATGATGGAAGTCTCTGACTCCACTGAGCTCATCATGGTTTAAAATCAACACTAAGATGTTATACATTTGCCACAATAGTCAAGTTCAACACCTTTATCTCCAGGAGAGCCTGCTTTGTTTGAAAGGACACCGAAAACAccaactttaaaaagaaaaggaatgaaatgGAAAGGCAAACAGATTGACACATAACAGGTACTTTTGGTGTGTTCAACACTCATCTAATGGATCTGTCTTAGATTCTCTCAGACAGTCTGATATTGTAATTTGATTTTCAATCATTGCACTGCATGATTTACTCACCTCCAGGAATCGGGTCTGGAGGACCAAGAGAGCGTCCACCCCAGCTCTTGGAGGTCCATCCCCTTTCCTCGGGGGGTACCCTGCGCTTCCGCTTCTTGTCCCACTGCTCCCTAATCAGCCTCAGCCGTTCCTCTCGCTCTGGGTCAGGCTGCTTCCGCTGGATGGTCAGCACCTCCTTGCCCTGGATGACCGGTGCATTCAGACCAGGCCATGCTATCCTTGCTTTGCCTGGTACAACACAAAATGTCATCAGCATTGCAAAAAGGAAAGTTTGATTTTCTAAAAACCCAACAAGTCCATGGGCACTTTTGCTGCAGAACTTTTCAGCTTGTCCTCATTAAATAGCACCTCTAAATTTCATGTCTCCGATATCAGAGAAAGATTAGATGGAACTAGTTTAATCAACTGAGTCTGCATGAAATCAGAAACAAAATCACAACGATTTGCCAATTTGAGACAAAATGATCATTAACTCTGATATTTAAAATGTTTTGCCAATTAACCAATCAGTTACACAGCCTAGAGATTTGGATGCCTTTGATAATTCTACAACTGAGAGAAACAATGGTACACTAATCAAACTAGAGTTCAAATGGAAGAGAACTTTTTATTCTATCTTTATATGAAACACTATCAACGAACAGataaaattatgataaaaagaaaCTGGAACAGATCACAGAAATATGCTTACTGAGACTTGATGCATTGAAGAAAAGCTCCACATTAAATTAATGCCccatatcagaaaaaaaaaagtctggaaaacAGTCTACATACAACACACTGCATAAGCCTGAGAACCCAGGATCTTCATGTTGAAAAGTATTGCAGGGCCTAAGTCTGTccccaacccccaacccccctccccggggtggggggggggggggggggagatatacAAATCACAAAGTTTTAAAGTTTTTAATCTTGTTTGGGCAGACCCTCTGCCACGATGATTCATGGTCATCATAAACAGACTGCCAGAACAATAACCAAAGTCATTATTTCCTGAAATGAGCTCTCATACAGTTAACTGTCCCTTTATCAAATGATCAGACCCATCACTGTTCTA from Diadema setosum chromosome 1, eeDiaSeto1, whole genome shotgun sequence includes:
- the LOC140236633 gene encoding small ribosomal subunit protein uS5m-like, producing the protein MAICQRSVSQLCTILARRLVIGSGSSACHGRQLSVLTSKECKQTSPSLDPPSPCLLQSSQSYQILKRYTSWYNTLTADQLWKGMVATTGKAARKARGKRPAKRLKKDLNRGQIIGEGKARIAWPGLNAPVIQGKEVLTIQRKQPDPEREERLRLIREQWDKKRKRRVPPEERGWTSKSWGGRSLGPPDPIPGENFEGFDSRVITVRRVFNMTGSVGRKRSMSALVVVGNGNGALGYATGKAPDVISALRKAKNKAATNLHYIERYDGHTIYHDIETKFQVTRIRMRKQNKGYGLRCHRVIKEICRLGGIKDLYARVYGSMNPINLTRAAINGFVDQETHQQIADRKGLHVIEMRAECGPLPILVASPRSGEPRNDVEEEPWDKELPLEWKEEKPRKRKSHFEREGTMIF